The DNA sequence AATCGCGCACCAATCCATCAATCTTCCTGGCAAGTCTATTAGAAAGTTTGGTAGTTTGCATAGCATACAGAGGAAGAGCTAAACCCACAGACTTGATAAGAGTTGCACGCCCCGCTTTAGATAGAGTTTTTGCTTTCCAACCGTGCAATTTAGTCGTCAGGTTATCCAGAATAAAGTTAAAATCTGCATCCTTTTGTTTTGATCTGAATAGAGGAAGCCCCAAATAATTAACATTACCCTCTGGCGATCCTAAACCCAACATCTCCCTTATCCTCTGCTTCATATTATTGGGAGTATTCTTACTAAAGAAAATTGAGGTCTTCATTTTATTCACTTTTTGTCCCGACCAAGAACAGAATTTCTCCAGACAATCCCAGTAACCCTTGGCCTCCTCCGTATTAGCTTTCCCGACTAGAATGAGATCATCGGCAAAGAAAATATGAGAAAGAAGAGGGCCCCCCCTACTCAGCCTGATCCCCTTAATGATCCCCAAATTTTGGGCGTTTTCCAGCATCCTAGATAGTATTTCTGCCGCCCAGATAAAAAGATAGGGAGATAAGGGGTCACCTTGCCGGAGGCCGCTGGAGGGAAAAATCTTACCAACAGGTCCCCCATTAAGACAAATATTGAGGGAGGTAGTAGTAATACACTGAGAGACCCAATTTCGAAACTCGTGGGGAACATTAAAACGGGACAGCACATGATCTAGGAAGCCCCAACTCAACCTATCATAAGCTTTCATTAGATCAATCTTTATAGCGAACAATCCCTCTCTGCCTTTTTTCCTATCGAACGAGTGGATTATTTACTGAGCAATCACGCTATTATCCTGAATATTCCTTCCAGGAACGAACGCAGCTTGGGTGGGGCAGATAATCTTCGGTAAAAGTGGTTTGATCCGATTGGCAATGATCTTAGAAATAACCTTATACACCACATTGCAGAGAGATATTGGGCGAAAATGATTAGGTCTCTTCGGATTTTGAACCTTGGGGATCAGGACAATGTTAGTAGTATTGACTCATTTATGCATACGCCCTGTTTGAAAAAAATCCACAACCGCTTCGCAGAAGTCAGACCCAACAGAATCCCAGTAGTGTTTAAAGAAAAGAACAGACATACCATCAGGACCCGGGGCTTTGTTACTACTCATAGCAAACAGAGTAGATCGAATTTCCTAATGAGAGGGTCTTCTAATAAGATCGGCTTGGTCTTCCGAAGACAAAAAGTCCCGGACTAAATCGTTGCAATTGAGGGCAATGCCATTGTCCGTTCCAGTGAAGATGCCTTGGAAGAACTCCATGAACTCATTCCCAATAAGCTCCCTTTTGGAAATCCACACATTGTCTCTATTGAGGATGCACTCGATGGCATTCCTCCTACCTTTTATGGAAGCTGAGAGGAAGAAATTTTTTGAACAATTGTCCCCTTCCTTCAGCCAAGAGACTCTGGCTCTTTGTTTCCAATACACCTCTTTCCTCATTCGGGCTTCATTAAGGGTAGCGCGCAAATTCCGTTCAGTCTCCCACTGTCTAGATCCCACTGGCAAACTCTAAATGAGATCAAGTCTTCTTTCCAGGTCACGAATGAGGGTATCCAGATTACCAAACTGGGACTTATTCCAATGCATAAGAGCGACCCGAGTAGCCCCAATTTTCTTGAAGACCCTAGCAGGGGCCCAAGGGAAATCAACCGATTTCCACGCAGAATCAACCACCAATTTGCTACGCTCATCCCTAGTCCAGGCTTCCTCAAACTTAAAGCTTCTTCGGGTCTTCTCCCCCAGGCCATCAGAGAACAGACACAACGGTCGGTGATCCGAGTTGGATGTTTGGAAGGAGCAGAGAACAGCCTTCGGAAAAAGACGCATCCAATCACCATTAATCAGACCCTTGTCTAGCGCAGACTTAACATGGTTGGACCCAGAACGATGGTTGTCCCAAGTCAACCTCTCACCCTGGATAGGCATATTAATGAGTCCCCTGGCATTAACCAAACTTGAGATAACCGGGACAAACTGATCTCTGCCTTTAGACCCTTCACGCTCAGAGTCGCTTAGAACAAAGTTTGTGTCACCCAAGATAAGCCACGGGCCTCCAAACCTATCCCCAGTTTCCATTAAGGTTTCCCAGAAAGTTCTCTTAGCATGAAAGTACGGGGGACCATAGACACAAGAAAGAAGCCAAGGATGCGAAGGAGGATCCGAATACACAATACCAGATATGTGATTTTGGGAGTAAGCAATACACTTAAACTCAAAATCGATTTTCCAAGCCAAAATAATACCTCCCGCAGTGCCCACAGCCGGAacaataatatgaaaataaaaatggatAGAGTGAAGAGTACGTACCAAAGTCGTAGCATCGACTTTAAGCTCGGTCAGAAAGATGAAATCAGGGGAGCGCGACCGAATCAGGGACTTCAACTCACGAACTGTAGAGGTCTGCCCTAACCCTCTACAGTTCCAAGCAAGCCCTCTCATGGCTCCTGTGGAGGAGATTCGACCTTCTCCTCCACAGGGGTATGGGAGCGAACAGAAACACTCGAGCTAGCATCCTCGATCAAGAAAGAGCCAATAAGCGGATTCTTGAACACATCATCAGACCGACTCACAAATTCCGAATTGTCTTCCGATGGTTTTTCAAAAGCCTCCCTAGGCTCCTGGTCCTTCTCATGAGAGTCCCAGGGGAAATCACGTATAACTCCAGGGTGCATCCGTATAAATTTCTGCGATCTTGCACTAAGAGAAGAAGAGGCATCATTTAACTTCCTCTTCTTAAAAGGGGTAGTTCTAGCAATAGTCTCGGAAGTAGGCTTGCCACCAATATCTCCTCCCAAGGCCCTGATCTCATACAAATCCAAATTCCTGAATCGTTTCAGCTCTTGAGAAAGAGTTTCTTGAGCTTGGACTTGGACTTGAGCTTGGACTTGGACTTGAGCTTGGAAGAAACTCGATAAAGCTCTATCCTCATCCTGAAGTAAATTTGCATCTTGCCCATAAGTAGAATTGTCTAATTGATTATTGACAATAGACCCATTGGTCGGCCCCACAAAACCAACTTGCTCACTGCTTGTCAAAGGCCCATTCACAACCGGCCTTTTATTCAAAAGAGAATGGCCCACCAAAGCTTTATCATAACCTTCACCCTTTAATTGTATTCCCATGGGCATAGGACAAATACTCAGCCCATTTGATACATTGTGACCCAAAAAAGAGGTCCCACTTTCACCAATAACATCTCCCTTCGGCCCACTAGGAAAAAGGCAAAGCCCACAAGGATTATTAATATCCTTGTCCTTATCCCCACTAATATCAACCTCCTTATTGACCAAAGGGTAAACCAAGTCAACCGAGGCATCCAAGAGACAAGTCGTCTTCAACATATTAGAGGGAAAGTTAGCAGGTAGCTTTCCATCCATTTTGCCGTTTGATTCAAAATCATTACCAGAATCGGTAATGACCCGCGTACGAGCTACAAGTTGGGCTTTGGGATTCCAAGAAACCGTCTGCATCTTGTTCTTCCCAACATGAGCACGAGAGGTCACCATCTTGCCTCTAAATGATACACGAGCATGTTTGCCAGCCAACCGAATAGAGTGTTTGCCagtcaacgaagaattaataagttagtgaattttagtgctaaattcttgatctacttattcgaagctcggttatatagacccatggtccccccactagttgagataatattgtttgtaagactcatgtaattggttttgattaatcaattataattcacaaattagaccatgtctatttgtgaaattttcactaagtaagggtgaaattgtaaagaaagagttaataggggcatatttgttaatcatgatactttgtatggttcaattaataaatatgataaatgacaatattatttaataattatttatagttattaaatagttagaattggcatttaaatggttgaattaggaaattggcatttttgagaaaatcagataccaaaggtgttaaaattgcaaaattgcaaaaagcaaggcccaatccactaagccatgcccggccacctttgtaggctttttaagttgatattttcattattttaatgccaaataattcaaacctaaccctagtggaatgctataaatagatagtgaaggcttcaggaaaattacacttcacatcagaaaaacctgagcctcctctctcttctctagccgccactttctctctctctctctcttcttccttcatatttcgaacctatcttagtgattagagtagtgcccacacacagcaagcaatacctcaatcatagtgaggaagatcgtgaagaaagatcatcagcaaaggagattcagcatcaaggattcagagaaagagatccaggttcagatcttgataatactctgctacagaaaggattcaagggttagagatctgaacggaaggagtcatttaattccgctgcacccaatgtaaggtttcttaaactttatatgtgtttaatttatcgttttagaaagttcttatataggatgttaataaacatacttgtgagtagatctaagatcctggtaaaataatttccaacacatactATTTCtcacatgttaaataaaatgtacGAAACATGGGGAATGTCCACGTTTCATAACTGTTGTAAGAATTAGATCACAAATAACTCTTGGAGTATATAGATTTAActacaaaatcacataaaaaaaattctttatctttattttataattattattcttaaagtATTTATTATAGATTCCTCAATTGTCAAAATCTCATTCAtgttttttatgaaaattttttctttgttaatgTCTTCTTTTATATGAgaatttgtttttaaattaataactttatatatatagttgtttgtttatttgtttattttctaaaatgattttttttttattaatctctttatatctcttttatattaaatgttgctatttaataaaaattattagtttaacgagtttttttgttaaaattaacAGTTAAAACTAACACCGTTAAATCAATGAatcaattatgtttttttttttttgaaaaagaagagttttacatttaaatttaatttatttattaaaatataacttagataattatttaaaagtattaacaaaattaaataactattttttatataaatcttaatttaaatttaaattaggcGTTAACTCAATTAATTAATCATACTTTATAACAAATttattagttatattatttaaattattaaaacttacttacttattttattatctaataaaattagttagacatatttttttataattaaatttaaagctagattaaattttatatatttaagaatatataattgaattgtattagatttaattttattattattattatttaaattaataattaagtaataGCAAAAGGGTGTTCATTAGATCACATCCAATAGATTTGGACCCaatcgatccaatctaattatttattggatattgaaTTTTGTCATCGGATCTAATCCAATCGAATTGAGTCATTTGATCTGATCCGATCAAAtagatgtattggattggatcagttccAACCATTGGATGCATTGACTGGATTTCTATTGAATTAGATTGAATCCATCCAATCCATTTCAACTaccatttaagttgatttcattaaaaagaaaaatatatataaaaaaaatataatttaaaacttaataatccaacatacataatAAACATTActttagtctaacctaattctCATGATCTtataataaaattgttaaaaaataaaatttattcaatacacattgataattttattagttttagaatgatgaaaattaatattttaaatttaaagtattttttcattaatctcatgtgttaaatatatattaaatcaattataatatatatttttaaataaaatatattaaatatataaaattataaatgtattttaaaaatacataaatataattagatGACCATTGGATGATAATTAGATCGGTTTGGCCGAttatccattggatcggatgtccCATCTAATGACCGATCCGTCCAACAAATTCATAATAAAGTGATCCGattggatttttaaaatttacatccaatccaatctaattatgattggatatctAATTTTATTGGATCGATCGATTGTAATTGGATTAGATGACTTTCTGAACACCTTATTAGCCACTCTAATACAATTCTAAGTAAACATCCATTGCATGTTATTAATACTTAGTAAGTATATAAGGATTTGTATTTAcattcatttttcaaaaatttatttattactttagtatttattcaatttatatttatttttaaacattaatttaaaGTGGAATCCTTTTAATTGTTGAAAGGCCTATACTACacctttattttttcaaattaattatttgaacacAAAAAACTaacaatcataaaaaaaaaatgaaatataaagaTCAGTTCAAACGGATTAATCCGACCGAACTAACGAAAATTATTGGgcagattaattttttttttattttttcattgggCGAGTTACAATTAGATATTTGTAACCCGATATTCATATGGGATTAGTTGAGAAATACCTTTTTTTTGtattcattaattaaaaataccctcatattattaaaaaattcctACTTTTGTGAGTAGATTTTTTAATATACTCTTACTCTCCACTTAAGTTTAGCACATAACTTACATCAACCTAAAGGCTATAATAGGAACATTATTTATAAAAGTGggtacattttaaaaaatatgaaaatgaagataaaaattaaaataaataaagtaaagtaAGTATACAATGCAATTTCCTCTATTTATATTAAGTTGATAAAAATATACTATAACTCGATCAAACTGATCGATGTATACTCTTAAAAAATAATGCGGGTTTCATGATTAAGCAGATATTCTTCCCACCCCTAATGAGAATAATTTTTCATTCCATAGTCATGTTCAATCTCTCTCTAATGTTTTAACaattctagtttttttttttaaatttacaaactgatattataattgtaacttataaaaaaaatattctaatatgtaCTTAGGATgcaaaaattaactaaaaaattataataagttgtaattaatattttttaaaaaaataaaataataattaaaagaagAAATGAGAGGCAAGAAAGGCTATTCCCTCACTCACTAGTCTCTCCTCCCATTTCAttcccttctttctttctttcccaTTTTCCCTCTCtcacttaaataaataaataaaataaactctgtatttttatttttttttttcacttttcagATACACTTTCCCTCTCATTTCCCATccgcttttcttttcttttcttttccatCTCACTACTCTCACGCCCCCTCAGAGTTATCCCATGGAATACACCCCATCTTCCCCGTGACTTCGATTTCCTCTCCTCATGATTCCAACCTCTCTTCTCCTCTTCTTCTGTTTCTTCTCTCACTACCATGCGATCTCCTCAATTCCAGGCAGCGCGTAACGGTGAGACGCCGTCGCCGTCGCCGCCACAGCAACGTCACAACCATCACCACTACAACCAGACTCCCTTTCACTCCACACTCGCCGTACAAAAGCTCCGTCGATTCAACTGGCTCATATTCATCTTTCGTCTCGCCGCTTTCTTCTTCTCCTGTCCTTCCTCCGTCTTCATGCTTACTAACTCCCACGGCTCCTCTCACTGGTACGATTTCGATGCTTTCAGGTCAGTCTTTCcgatgttaattttttattttagttttttttctaCATGATTCGATTTTCTCagtaaacaaacaaacaaaacaataatataGTTTCGTACTGTGGTTGCGTTGCGGAGGCAGATTCGTATTCGCAGCAAATGCAATAGTAGCGTTGTACTCTTTATTCGAAATGGTGGTATCCGTTTGGGAAATTTCTTGGGGACTCACTATCTTTCCCGAAGCCTTACAAGTGTGGTTTGACTTTAGCCACGACCAGGTTCACTACTTCTCCATTCGATCTTCTTCATATTCAAATTTGATTTATTAAGAAGAAATGGGTAATGATTGTGTAGGTGTTCGCGTACCTGTTAATGTCTGCTCAGTCGGCGGGAACAGCGCTGGCGAGGGTGCTGAAAGAGGACCAGGCCACGTGTAACACATCCAGCTGGTTCTGTATGCAGGCTGACATATCCATAGCCCTCGGATTTGCCGGGTTTCTATTCCTAGGGTTTTCTTCCTTGCTTTCGGGTTTTCGGGTCGCCTGTCTAATTATCAACGGTTCTCGTTTTCATCTCTGAATTTGATgagagagaaaaacaaagatTGGGTGCGTGAGGGTGTTGCTTTTCTTACTGTGTGTCCTGCTATTGGACGACTCTGATTAGTGATTAGATGTAGATGTGACGTGGCACTGGCGACTCTGTGTGTATATTGACCATGTTTAAAGATCATTTGTCTATTCTTTCTTAATTTtacttcatttttattttattcaaacaGTTTCCTTAttgtgtttttaatttttattatttgcaTCAATTTTACTTCGTGGTTTCGTTAACTTGTCTTATTTTCCGATTTTTCTCACTGTAAAAACTAACATATCTAACGttattagttgttttattttagaATGTGAGAGActtagtaaaataatataaagaagATGCAATATTACCATGTGTGTACTAATTTCCTATTTGTGCtttatctatttttaaaaatattaaat is a window from the Cannabis sativa cultivar Pink pepper isolate KNU-18-1 chromosome 1, ASM2916894v1, whole genome shotgun sequence genome containing:
- the LOC115705854 gene encoding CASP-like protein 4C1, with translation MRSPQFQAARNGETPSPSPPQQRHNHHHYNQTPFHSTLAVQKLRRFNWLIFIFRLAAFFFSCPSSVFMLTNSHGSSHWYDFDAFRFVFAANAIVALYSLFEMVVSVWEISWGLTIFPEALQVWFDFSHDQVFAYLLMSAQSAGTALARVLKEDQATCNTSSWFCMQADISIALGFAGFLFLGFSSLLSGFRVACLIINGSRFHL